One genomic segment of uncultured Campylobacter sp. includes these proteins:
- a CDS encoding LysR family transcriptional regulator produces MSLRHMEFAVKISELKSFTKAASELGIAQPSLSKSIMLLEKELGIEIFDRKNGLELTYAGEIYIARAKNMLRLNKELNNEIRGLSSIKTGKLVIGATSTSFKFIEKIIAMFYSRFSKADIRIVHAHSEPALIEMLKSGELDIVYAAHFGELFAEGLECEFIKKRRLLLSVCSSHPAVSRASINSTEKYPKIALSEFKSDKFAISSKILKSESNFKKIFENAGFTPQIFCDTSYLYVANAMVAAGLCVSFSFARYIFETQKDYITLFDVADEPLLDVSFSVVYKKPSKLAKEFIKMIKAGKSGE; encoded by the coding sequence ATGAGCCTGCGACATATGGAATTTGCGGTAAAAATTTCGGAGCTTAAAAGCTTTACAAAAGCGGCGAGCGAGCTTGGAATCGCACAACCGTCGCTTTCAAAGAGCATTATGCTTTTAGAAAAGGAGCTCGGGATCGAAATTTTCGATAGAAAAAACGGCCTTGAGCTTACCTATGCGGGCGAAATTTACATCGCCAGAGCGAAAAATATGCTTAGGCTCAATAAGGAGCTAAATAACGAAATACGCGGGCTTTCGTCGATCAAGACGGGCAAGCTCGTTATCGGCGCGACCTCGACCAGCTTTAAATTTATCGAAAAGATCATTGCGATGTTTTATAGCAGGTTTTCGAAGGCTGATATCAGGATCGTGCACGCTCACTCCGAGCCCGCACTCATCGAGATGCTAAAAAGCGGCGAGCTTGACATCGTCTATGCCGCGCACTTCGGCGAGCTTTTCGCGGAGGGGCTTGAGTGCGAGTTTATAAAAAAGCGCAGGCTGCTTCTAAGCGTCTGCTCCTCTCATCCGGCGGTTTCGCGAGCGAGTATAAATTCTACCGAGAAATACCCTAAAATCGCGCTTAGCGAGTTTAAATCCGATAAATTTGCAATCAGCAGTAAAATTTTAAAAAGCGAATCGAACTTCAAAAAGATATTTGAAAACGCAGGCTTTACGCCTCAAATTTTCTGCGACACCTCATATCTGTATGTGGCTAACGCGATGGTCGCGGCGGGGCTTTGCGTGAGTTTCAGCTTCGCACGGTACATTTTTGAGACGCAAAAGGACTACATCACGCTCTTTGACGTCGCTGATGAGCCGCTTTTGGACGTGTCGTTTTCGGTCGTGTATAAAAAACCCTCCAAGCTCGCAAAGGAATTTATAAAGATGATAAAAGCGGGCAAAAGCGGCGAGTAG